From one Melioribacteraceae bacterium genomic stretch:
- a CDS encoding PP2C family protein-serine/threonine phosphatase: MAQKEEPKIRHTIRDDLRQPDLRKNLSEDYRDLKENFLDDEKKEQLKDMGAFKRFFKISWWLLRAMFFRMTPVRRLMFVLGIALILISNVQFETGTGTTGGSNSHILGGIILVFVLMLELKDKLLAKDELEAGHKVQSALMPDSNPEIEGWNVWLFTKSANDVGGDLIDYIQLSKTKFGISIGDVAGKGLSAALIMAKLQATIRALADENSSLTELMSKINKIFHRDSLKSIFASLFYLEIEANKNQIKYINAGHMPPLVIKDDSIIPLSKGGAALGLIKDLDLNEEVLELNQNDKFLIYSDGLTEATNEEGQFFGEQRLLTVLNNQRHRPAPELGNYIVNVIDDYRGNTKMSDDLSIIILEKV, from the coding sequence ATGGCACAAAAAGAAGAACCGAAAATTCGTCATACCATAAGAGACGACCTGCGTCAACCTGATCTTCGCAAAAATTTATCCGAAGACTACCGGGATTTAAAAGAAAACTTTTTAGACGACGAGAAAAAAGAACAGCTCAAAGACATGGGCGCTTTTAAACGTTTCTTTAAGATCTCATGGTGGCTGCTGCGCGCAATGTTTTTTCGTATGACTCCTGTTAGAAGATTGATGTTTGTCCTTGGAATTGCACTCATATTAATATCCAATGTTCAGTTCGAAACCGGGACGGGTACCACCGGTGGTAGCAATTCACATATTCTTGGTGGAATAATTTTGGTTTTTGTCCTTATGCTGGAACTTAAAGATAAACTTTTAGCTAAAGATGAACTTGAAGCGGGACATAAAGTTCAATCGGCTTTAATGCCGGATTCAAATCCGGAAATTGAAGGCTGGAATGTTTGGTTGTTTACAAAATCGGCTAACGATGTAGGCGGTGATTTAATAGATTATATTCAACTCTCAAAAACTAAATTCGGAATTTCAATCGGTGACGTTGCCGGTAAAGGTTTGAGTGCCGCATTGATTATGGCAAAGCTGCAAGCGACAATTAGGGCGCTCGCTGACGAGAATTCATCTTTAACCGAATTGATGAGTAAGATAAATAAAATTTTCCACCGCGATAGTTTGAAAAGTATTTTTGCGTCATTGTTCTATCTTGAAATTGAAGCAAACAAAAACCAAATCAAATATATTAATGCCGGTCATATGCCGCCTCTAGTAATTAAAGATGACTCTATTATTCCTCTCAGCAAAGGCGGAGCTGCATTAGGTTTAATTAAAGATCTTGATCTAAACGAAGAAGTTCTCGAGTTGAATCAAAATGATAAATTTTTAATTTATTCCGACGGATTAACGGAAGCAACAAATGAAGAAGGGCAGTTCTTCGGTGAACAACGATTATTAACAGTACTCAATAATCAAAGACATCGACCGGCACCGGAACTCGGGAATTATATTGTAAATGTGATTGACGATTATCGCGGCAACACAAAGATGAGTGATGATCTATCAATTATAATTCTCGAAAAAGTGTAA